In Apium graveolens cultivar Ventura chromosome 10, ASM990537v1, whole genome shotgun sequence, the following are encoded in one genomic region:
- the LOC141691894 gene encoding putative glucan endo-1,3-beta-glucosidase BG1: MVDSVHSALEKAGGSSLDVVVSEVGWPTAGGDAASVENASTHNNKLINHVLNNGTPKRPQKRIETYIFNLFDENKRDSEEFERHWGVFWNNKQAKYQINFQSQ, encoded by the coding sequence ATGGTAGACAGTGTACACTCTGCATTAGAGAAGGCTGGTGGATCATCTTTGGACGTGGTCGTGTCTGAAGTTGGATGGCCAACTGCTGGTGGTGATGCAGCTTCTGTTGAAAATGCGTCCACTCACAACAACAAGCTGATTAACCATGTGCTCAACAACGGAACTCCAAAAAGGCCTCAGAAACGTATTGAGACTTATATTTTCAATTTGTTTGATGAGAACAAGAGAGACAGTGAAGAGTTCGAGAGGCACTGGGGAGTCTTCTGGAACAACAAGCAAGCCAAGTACCAGATCAATTTTCAATCTCAGTAA
- the LOC141692981 gene encoding uncharacterized protein LOC141692981 has protein sequence MRSRIPVLLFLLSLLCAGFLQITSGSRLLNEQQVDNQQPCGQQGAGQQACNQQQPCGQQGAGQQACNQQPGVQQGQQQPGVQGQQPQQPGNQQGQQSQQPGNQQGQQPGNQQGQQQPGNQQGQQQPGNQQGQQQPGNQQGQQQPGNQQGQQGQPGNQQGQPQQPGNQQGQQAQPVGICHGTFADNQPSSQDAISLVQSTGIRRLRLYGPDQNALQSLRNTGIEVVLGVPNDQLQSVASSQNNANQWVQTNVQNYQDVNFRFIVVGNGITPAHDQTSQFAQFVLPAMQNIQNAISACGLQNKMRVTTAIDQSEILS, from the exons ATGAGGTCCAGGATCCCTGTTTTATTGTTTCTGCTTTCCTTGCTCTGCGCAGGTTTCCTGCAGATTACTTCAG GTTCGCGTCTACTGAATGAGCAACAAGTAGATAACCAGCAACCATGTGGACAACAAGGTGCAGGCCAACAGGCTTGTAACCAGCAGCAACCATGTGGACAACAAGGTGCAGGCCAACAGGCTTGTAACCAGCAGCCTGGAGTCCAGCAAGGCCAGCAGCAGCCTGGAGTCCAAGGCCAGCAGCCTCAGCAACCAGGAAATCAACAAGGCCAGCAGTCTCAGCAACCAGGAAACCAACAAGGACAGCAACCAGGAAACCAACAAGGACAACAACAACCCGGAAACCAACAAGGACAACAACAACCAGGAAACCAACAAGGACAGCAACAACCTGGAAACCAACAAGGACAACAACAACCAGGAAACCAACAAGGACAGCAAGGCCAACCAGGAAACCAGCAAGGACAACCTCAACAACCAGGAAACCAACAAGGCCAGCAAGCGCAACCAGTAGGTATCTGTCATGGAACATTTGCTGACAATCAACCATCATCCCAAGATGCTATCTCTCTTGTCCAATCTACTGGGATACGAAGATTGAGACTTTATGGCCCCGACCAGAATGCTTTGCAGTCCCTTAGAAACACCGGAATTGAAGTTGTGCTTGGTGTCCCCAACGACCAACTTCAGTCAGTTGCCTCTTCCCAAAATAACGCTAATCAGTGGGTCCAGACTAATGTCCAAAACTATCAAGACGTTAACTTCAGGTTTATTGTTGTTGGAAATGGAATTACTCCCGCCCACGACCAAACTTCCCAGTTTGCACAGTTTGTCCTTCCGGCCATGCAAAACATTCAGAATGCAATTTCTGCTTGCGGACTACAAAACAAAATGAGAGTCACCACTGCCATTGATCAGTCCGAGATTCTTAGCTAA